Proteins encoded by one window of Chondromyces crocatus:
- the tnpA gene encoding IS66 family insertion sequence element accessory protein TnpA — MATRAEWSERVERWNQSGLSAKAFAGLEGLKVQSLYWWTSRLRTSSGAALQSTPPRFLPVRVVKSPQAQLARVGVAPSPATATVIELALPNGCIVRVQEGFDTTTLARVLRVAGGTGAC; from the coding sequence ATGGCGACGCGAGCGGAATGGAGTGAGCGGGTAGAGCGCTGGAATCAGAGCGGCTTGAGCGCGAAGGCGTTTGCCGGGTTGGAGGGCTTGAAGGTCCAGTCGTTGTACTGGTGGACGTCGCGGCTCCGTACGTCCTCTGGAGCGGCGCTTCAGAGCACACCGCCGAGGTTTCTCCCGGTCCGAGTCGTCAAGTCGCCACAGGCCCAGCTGGCGCGCGTAGGGGTGGCGCCGTCGCCTGCCACCGCAACCGTCATCGAGCTGGCGCTCCCCAACGGGTGCATCGTGCGGGTGCAGGAGGGCTTCGACACGACGACACTGGCGCGGGTGCTCCGTGTGGCTGGAGGTACTGGCGCATGCTGA
- a CDS encoding transposase domain-containing protein, which yields MGFTLFRSCSLQGVNPLLWATDVIIKLQRGWSRSRLDELLPDAWSKAHTSDATAVGVAAS from the coding sequence ATCGGCTTCACGCTTTTCCGCTCGTGCAGCCTGCAAGGGGTCAACCCTCTCCTCTGGGCCACCGATGTCATCATCAAGCTGCAACGCGGCTGGTCACGCTCGAGGCTCGACGAGCTACTCCCCGACGCTTGGTCGAAGGCGCACACCAGCGACGCAACGGCTGTAGGCGTCGCCGCCTCGTAG
- a CDS encoding cytochrome P450 yields MSEVHLNLLSPEVAVDPFPFYAALRRDSPVCRVEPGGFWAVSRYEDAAAVVADPVRFSSRGVAPAMDPPWLQLEFNAGAHSMVVQDPPEHTRLRSMVNRAFGPALLAATEGPLRALAERLADGLGGGDEVDFVSAFATPLVASVIGGVLGLDPTRHAQFKRWSDVLGSAGPVSQGPEHDELVRSAYREMHRHCDEVIEARRREPGSDLMSALLQIRAGEQALTDRELHSFFHLLFIAGLETTVHLIAKSVMRFADHPEEMARLRAEPAMIPRYLEEMLRYDPSVHFIFRQAPAEATLAGGTIPAGSFILVMLASANRDEARFPKADVFDMDRDTRGHLAFGHGPHTCLGLALARMEARIALETLLTRFQRFERRPGPPEWMHTIIVRGLARLPVRAIPA; encoded by the coding sequence ATGAGCGAAGTTCACCTCAATCTCCTCTCTCCCGAAGTCGCCGTCGATCCCTTCCCGTTCTACGCCGCGCTGCGACGCGACTCGCCCGTCTGTCGGGTGGAACCCGGCGGCTTCTGGGCCGTGAGCCGCTACGAGGACGCGGCGGCCGTGGTGGCCGATCCGGTCCGGTTCTCGTCACGGGGCGTGGCGCCGGCCATGGACCCGCCCTGGCTCCAGCTCGAGTTCAACGCGGGCGCGCACTCCATGGTCGTGCAGGACCCGCCGGAGCACACGCGCCTCCGGAGCATGGTGAACCGCGCGTTCGGGCCGGCGCTGCTCGCCGCGACGGAGGGGCCGCTGCGCGCGCTCGCCGAGCGGCTTGCCGATGGGCTCGGGGGTGGTGACGAGGTGGACTTCGTCTCCGCGTTCGCCACGCCGCTCGTGGCGAGCGTGATCGGCGGCGTGCTGGGCCTCGATCCCACCCGTCACGCGCAGTTCAAGCGGTGGTCGGACGTCCTGGGGAGCGCGGGGCCGGTGTCGCAAGGGCCCGAGCACGACGAGCTGGTGCGCAGCGCGTACCGGGAGATGCACCGGCACTGTGACGAGGTCATCGAGGCGCGGCGCCGTGAGCCCGGGTCGGACCTGATGAGCGCACTGCTCCAGATCCGGGCGGGAGAGCAGGCGCTGACCGACCGGGAGCTCCACTCGTTCTTCCACCTGCTGTTCATCGCGGGGCTGGAGACGACGGTGCACCTCATCGCCAAGTCGGTGATGCGCTTCGCCGATCACCCCGAGGAGATGGCGCGTCTCCGCGCCGAGCCCGCGATGATCCCGCGGTACCTGGAGGAGATGCTGCGGTACGATCCGTCGGTCCACTTCATCTTCCGGCAAGCGCCCGCCGAAGCGACGCTCGCGGGCGGCACCATCCCGGCGGGCTCCTTCATCCTGGTGATGCTCGCCTCCGCCAACCGCGACGAAGCGCGCTTCCCGAAGGCCGACGTGTTCGACATGGATCGCGACACGCGCGGGCACCTGGCGTTCGGCCACGGGCCGCACACGTGCCTGGGCCTGGCGCTGGCCCGGATGGAGGCGAGGATCGCGCTGGAGACGCTGCTCACGCGGTTCCAGCGCTTCGAGCGCCGCCCCGGGCCGCCGGAGTGGATGCACACGATCATCGTGCGGGGGCTGGCGCGGCTGCCGGTCCGCGCCATCCCGGCCTGA
- a CDS encoding MYXO-CTERM sorting domain-containing protein: MRTVRLSFRPEGSDFTGGGDAYRSRVSPDGVTITPVRHPRQKLPRPDAHAANAPSDAPPQLGAPLTLATTHLARGDRAFQAPSAPRIERDGHLAILHGPDATEHLHNTDEGLSLSYTFANPPEGHGDLTVRLRVGGQRYAGQTPLGHHYRDAATGLGIRVGLATWIDARGTTTPVTVHALPEAGALELHVPADVLAASAYPAVLDPILSPESGLDQPLLGQASGGQRDPAIAGAGDGYLVAWTDTRLALESIFAARVAADGTVLDPYGIHLGPGARPAVAYDGANYLVVQQAATTQTLRGTRISPVNGILDPGGFPIAPATSTTRNPAATFDGTHFVVAWLDAGTRLARVDTAGTVLDPGGLLLDPGLPAYNDGNARAALASDGTNTLVVWQASDRRIHGVRVDPGGVALDVPPLHLGPATPGAIGQRNPAITFDGANYVIAWLDSPSEFSSHRIEATRVTPQGTVLDPAGLLVATEPSIYHYLGNPRAAFDGQNTVVTWTRTEAENPAEQVHRARITPTGTVLDPGGALLSTHANESALAGNGNGTFVVWTDLTTYDRVAGPTLRATRLAPDGTILDTPSRLLATSANGQTQPTLAFDGVNYLVAWTDDRAYDASRRGTDLFATRVTPQGTVLDPSGIAITTDLGFQFAPRAVFDGVNTLVAWWSFPRSLSAHGDHVYTPQYARVSPAGQLLDPIPVSLPLESYDDDHLGVASNGQGTLLAVDSPAGVQGVLVAHDGTHGPVLTFAEYPDNWLGLRPDLTSDGDGYLVVWRFDSRNGPLHGARITAQGQTLDVGGFPITPPGVVAHTTSLGFDGTNYLVVWEQLDIGGGTVFDGDGSVHAARVSPLGDVLDPQGIVITPASNLRADTTALWTNPGSGTLPATTCRAGHCLIAWRHRTTPTDPYAIDLHAAVLSAAGTVSPSFVLSAEPGIEGPPALCAGPVEALVAYSRFDHAPPHGTERVLTRRLGWIPCTTSATCPTGATCEDDVCVTTLATGEGGSAGHGGSGAGGAGQGGAGQGATSGAGGSGAGGSGAGGAGQGGTAGEGGTSGHGGNAGQGGAGEGGTAGEGPGSGTSTSTSTGGNGEAPGDDGSCGCTVPGTSTRSTSTAASSLAALALLAARRRSPLAARR, from the coding sequence ATGCGCACCGTACGCCTCTCCTTCCGACCCGAAGGCAGCGACTTCACGGGTGGCGGCGACGCCTACCGCTCCCGCGTCTCACCCGACGGCGTCACGATCACGCCCGTCCGTCACCCTCGGCAGAAGCTCCCTCGCCCAGACGCACACGCTGCCAACGCCCCCTCCGACGCCCCTCCCCAGCTCGGCGCTCCCCTCACCCTCGCCACCACCCACCTCGCCCGCGGCGACCGTGCCTTCCAGGCCCCCAGCGCTCCCCGCATCGAACGCGACGGTCACCTCGCCATCCTGCATGGCCCTGACGCCACCGAACACCTCCACAACACCGACGAAGGCCTCTCCCTCAGCTACACCTTCGCCAATCCCCCTGAAGGCCACGGCGACCTCACCGTCCGCCTCCGCGTCGGCGGCCAGCGCTACGCCGGCCAGACACCCCTCGGCCACCACTACCGTGACGCCGCCACCGGCCTCGGCATCCGCGTCGGCCTCGCCACCTGGATCGACGCCCGCGGCACCACCACCCCCGTCACCGTCCACGCCCTCCCCGAAGCCGGCGCCCTGGAGCTTCACGTCCCCGCCGACGTCCTCGCCGCCTCGGCATACCCCGCCGTCCTCGACCCCATCCTCTCCCCCGAATCCGGCCTCGACCAACCCCTCCTCGGCCAGGCTTCCGGCGGCCAGCGCGACCCCGCCATCGCAGGCGCGGGCGACGGCTACCTCGTCGCCTGGACCGACACCCGCCTCGCCCTCGAAAGCATCTTCGCCGCCCGCGTCGCGGCCGACGGCACCGTCCTCGACCCCTACGGCATCCACCTCGGCCCGGGCGCCAGACCCGCGGTCGCCTACGACGGCGCGAACTACCTCGTCGTCCAGCAAGCTGCCACCACCCAGACCCTCCGTGGCACCCGCATCAGCCCCGTGAACGGCATCCTCGACCCGGGTGGCTTCCCCATCGCCCCTGCCACCAGCACCACCAGGAACCCTGCCGCCACCTTCGACGGCACCCACTTCGTCGTCGCCTGGCTCGACGCCGGCACCCGCCTCGCCCGCGTCGACACGGCTGGCACCGTCCTCGACCCCGGTGGCCTCCTCCTCGACCCCGGCCTCCCTGCCTACAACGACGGCAACGCCCGCGCCGCCCTCGCTTCCGACGGCACGAACACCCTCGTCGTCTGGCAAGCCAGCGACCGACGCATCCACGGCGTCCGCGTCGACCCCGGCGGCGTGGCCCTCGACGTCCCCCCGCTGCACCTCGGCCCTGCGACCCCGGGCGCCATCGGCCAGCGCAACCCTGCCATCACCTTCGACGGCGCGAACTACGTCATCGCCTGGCTCGACTCCCCCAGCGAGTTCTCCAGCCACCGCATCGAGGCCACCCGCGTCACCCCGCAGGGCACCGTCCTCGACCCCGCGGGCCTCCTCGTCGCCACCGAACCGAGCATCTACCACTACCTCGGCAACCCGCGCGCCGCCTTCGATGGCCAGAACACCGTCGTCACCTGGACCCGCACCGAAGCCGAGAACCCCGCCGAGCAAGTCCACCGCGCCCGCATCACCCCCACCGGCACCGTCCTCGACCCGGGCGGCGCCCTCCTCTCCACCCACGCCAACGAGAGCGCCCTCGCCGGCAACGGCAACGGCACCTTCGTCGTCTGGACCGACCTCACCACCTACGACCGCGTCGCGGGCCCAACCCTCCGCGCCACCCGCCTCGCGCCCGACGGCACGATCCTCGACACGCCCAGCCGCCTCCTCGCCACCAGCGCCAACGGCCAGACCCAGCCCACCCTCGCCTTCGACGGCGTGAACTACCTCGTCGCCTGGACCGACGACCGCGCCTACGACGCCAGCCGCCGCGGCACCGACCTCTTCGCCACCCGCGTCACCCCCCAGGGCACCGTCCTCGACCCGAGCGGCATCGCCATCACCACCGACCTCGGCTTCCAGTTCGCCCCCCGCGCCGTCTTCGATGGCGTGAACACCCTCGTCGCCTGGTGGAGCTTCCCCCGCAGCCTCAGCGCCCACGGCGACCACGTCTACACGCCGCAGTACGCCCGCGTGAGCCCTGCTGGCCAGCTCCTCGACCCCATCCCGGTGAGCCTCCCCCTCGAGTCCTATGACGACGACCACCTCGGCGTTGCCTCCAACGGCCAGGGCACCCTCCTCGCCGTCGACAGCCCTGCTGGCGTACAAGGCGTCCTCGTCGCGCACGACGGCACCCACGGCCCCGTCCTCACCTTCGCCGAGTACCCGGACAACTGGCTCGGCCTCCGCCCCGACCTCACCTCCGACGGCGACGGCTACCTCGTCGTGTGGCGCTTCGACAGCCGCAACGGCCCCCTCCACGGCGCGCGCATCACCGCCCAGGGCCAGACCCTCGACGTGGGCGGCTTCCCCATCACCCCTCCCGGCGTCGTCGCCCACACCACCAGCCTCGGCTTCGACGGCACGAACTACCTCGTCGTCTGGGAGCAGCTCGACATCGGTGGCGGCACCGTCTTCGACGGCGACGGCTCCGTGCACGCCGCCCGCGTCTCCCCCCTCGGCGACGTCCTCGACCCCCAGGGCATCGTCATCACCCCCGCCTCGAACCTCCGCGCCGACACCACCGCGCTGTGGACCAACCCCGGCTCCGGCACCCTCCCCGCCACCACCTGCCGCGCCGGCCACTGCCTCATCGCCTGGCGGCACCGCACCACGCCCACCGACCCGTACGCCATCGACCTCCACGCCGCCGTCCTCTCCGCCGCCGGCACCGTCTCCCCGAGCTTCGTCCTCTCCGCCGAGCCCGGCATCGAAGGCCCCCCTGCCCTCTGCGCCGGCCCCGTCGAAGCTCTCGTCGCCTACTCCCGCTTCGACCACGCCCCTCCTCACGGCACCGAGCGCGTGCTGACCCGTCGCCTGGGCTGGATCCCGTGCACCACCTCCGCCACCTGCCCGACCGGCGCCACCTGCGAAGACGACGTCTGCGTCACCACCCTCGCCACCGGAGAAGGCGGCAGCGCCGGCCACGGTGGCAGTGGCGCTGGCGGTGCTGGACAAGGTGGCGCTGGACAGGGCGCGACCTCCGGCGCTGGCGGCAGTGGCGCTGGCGGCAGTGGCGCTGGCGGCGCTGGACAGGGCGGCACCGCTGGCGAAGGCGGCACATCAGGCCACGGTGGCAACGCAGGCCAAGGCGGCGCTGGAGAGGGTGGCACCGCTGGCGAAGGCCCTGGCTCCGGGACCAGCACCAGCACCAGCACGGGAGGCAACGGCGAGGCGCCTGGAGACGACGGCAGCTGTGGATGCACCGTCCCCGGAACCTCCACCCGCTCCACCTCCACGGCAGCCTCGTCCCTGGCAGCGCTGGCGCTCCTCGCCGCACGTCGCCGAAGCCCCCTCGCCGCACGTCGCTGA